From a single Hymenobacter sp. YIM 151500-1 genomic region:
- a CDS encoding SMI1/KNR4 family protein, with protein sequence MNEIQFVRSAEPATLVILQAIEEQYGFILPDDYKAHILHHNGGFPNRNIFLGEDGRRYIVNKFKPVGGGKGSFERGLESLSDQLHPDLVPFANDPGGDQFCLSLGPEDYGNVYYISHESYVPPAFLEDEELEAQPRDYGQGVYLLAPSFTAFLEGLVEAPKEA encoded by the coding sequence ATGAATGAGATACAGTTTGTTCGAAGCGCAGAGCCAGCCACACTGGTAATTCTTCAGGCCATTGAAGAACAATATGGATTTATCTTACCCGACGATTACAAAGCGCACATCTTGCATCATAACGGCGGCTTTCCTAACCGAAATATATTCCTTGGAGAAGACGGCAGGCGATACATAGTAAATAAATTCAAGCCTGTGGGTGGCGGAAAAGGTTCGTTTGAACGAGGCTTAGAATCCTTATCCGACCAACTGCACCCAGACTTAGTACCCTTTGCTAACGATCCAGGCGGTGACCAATTTTGCCTGTCGTTAGGCCCAGAAGATTACGGCAACGTGTATTACATCAGCCATGAATCCTATGTCCCGCCCGCCTTTTTGGAAGATGAAGAACTAGAAGCCCAGCCCCGCGACTACGGCCAAGGCGTCTATCTTCTGGCCCCATCATTCACCGCTTTCCTAGAAGGGCTAGTTGAGGCTCCCAAGGAAGCATAA
- a CDS encoding DUF3857 and transglutaminase domain-containing protein, protein MTSPLLHRLVLAGALSSLTATSALAQADPIKFGKIDERDLTPAGFATDSAAPAVVLCDFGRSRFDYNDGQFRVIFERVARIKILKKSGYEYGTVQVPLYHKNTSEEKLVSLRGFTYNLVNGQVVKEKLNSESTFREEATPNITIRKFTLPNVRVGSVVEFAYTVASEFTFNFQDWTFQRDIPVRWSEYRAAIPEYFDYKMVLQGYEPLAEQQREEGVTQYTIRWSSTLTPGVGGGRESGGSETITPRVTNYRWAMKNVPALREEPYMTTTNDYVARLDFELAGVKWPDQPYKPVANTWEKIDEELLRDESFGVQLSRASFLKDQLTPLVAQHKDPAARVAAVHALVCRSVKHNGRSALYASGPLRRAYDQKSGTAADVNLLLIAALREAGVPANPVALSTRSHGRLSTNLVPLLSRFNYVVAHVALPEGKEMLVDATEPLAPCGMLPYNCLNGQGRLILSAKEGGSRWLDLKPADRLLTYRAVQLTLDEKGALRGKVHQEHGGYLALAQREKLQKVGEKKYVEELTAGHDGWTIPTFAFKEREALHRPLALDYEFTSSGADAPAGTLYLNPLRDFGTEKNPFLHEDRRFPVDLGAPLDETIMITVSLPAGYALEEQPKGLVVELPEGGGRFTYAVQPGNGTVQIVSRMSLARPFYSAEEYANLREFFARLMAKQGEQLVIKKKS, encoded by the coding sequence ATGACTTCACCTCTACTCCACCGCTTGGTGCTGGCCGGAGCCCTGAGCAGCCTGACTGCCACCTCCGCCCTGGCCCAGGCCGACCCTATCAAGTTTGGTAAGATTGACGAGCGGGACCTGACCCCGGCGGGCTTCGCGACCGACTCAGCGGCGCCGGCCGTGGTGCTCTGCGACTTCGGCCGCTCCCGCTTCGACTACAACGACGGGCAGTTCCGGGTGATTTTTGAGCGGGTGGCCCGCATCAAGATTCTCAAGAAGTCGGGCTACGAGTACGGCACTGTGCAGGTGCCGCTTTACCACAAAAACACCTCCGAAGAAAAGCTGGTGAGCTTGCGCGGCTTCACCTACAACCTGGTGAACGGACAGGTGGTCAAGGAAAAGCTGAACTCGGAATCTACCTTCCGGGAAGAGGCCACGCCCAACATCACCATCCGCAAGTTTACGCTGCCCAACGTGCGGGTGGGCTCGGTGGTGGAGTTTGCCTACACCGTGGCTTCGGAGTTCACCTTCAACTTCCAGGACTGGACCTTTCAGCGCGACATTCCCGTGCGCTGGAGCGAGTACCGGGCGGCCATTCCGGAGTATTTCGACTACAAGATGGTGCTGCAAGGCTACGAGCCCCTGGCCGAGCAGCAGCGCGAAGAAGGCGTGACGCAGTACACCATCCGCTGGTCGTCGACGCTGACACCGGGCGTGGGTGGGGGGCGCGAGTCGGGCGGCTCCGAAACCATTACGCCCCGCGTCACCAACTACCGCTGGGCCATGAAGAACGTGCCCGCTCTGCGCGAGGAGCCCTACATGACCACGACTAATGACTACGTGGCCCGCCTCGACTTCGAGCTGGCCGGGGTGAAGTGGCCCGACCAGCCCTACAAGCCCGTGGCCAACACCTGGGAGAAAATAGACGAGGAATTGCTGCGCGACGAGTCCTTTGGCGTGCAGCTCAGCCGGGCCAGCTTTCTGAAAGACCAGCTGACGCCCTTGGTGGCCCAGCACAAGGACCCGGCCGCCCGCGTGGCCGCCGTGCACGCCTTGGTGTGCCGCTCTGTAAAGCACAACGGCCGCTCGGCCCTCTACGCCAGCGGCCCGCTGCGCCGCGCCTACGACCAGAAGTCGGGCACGGCCGCCGATGTGAACCTGCTGCTGATTGCGGCCCTGCGCGAGGCTGGCGTGCCAGCCAACCCGGTGGCCTTGAGTACCCGCAGCCACGGCCGCCTCAGCACCAACCTGGTGCCCCTGCTCAGCCGCTTCAACTACGTGGTGGCCCACGTGGCTTTGCCCGAAGGCAAGGAAATGCTGGTAGATGCCACCGAGCCCCTGGCGCCCTGCGGCATGCTGCCTTACAACTGCCTCAACGGCCAGGGCCGCCTGATTTTGTCGGCCAAGGAAGGCGGCTCGCGGTGGCTGGATTTGAAGCCGGCTGACCGCCTGCTCACCTACCGCGCCGTGCAGCTGACCCTGGACGAAAAGGGCGCCCTGCGCGGCAAGGTGCACCAGGAGCACGGCGGCTACCTGGCCCTGGCTCAGCGCGAAAAGCTGCAGAAAGTGGGTGAGAAAAAGTACGTGGAGGAGCTGACCGCCGGCCACGACGGCTGGACCATTCCCACCTTCGCCTTCAAGGAGCGGGAAGCCCTGCACCGCCCGCTGGCCCTCGACTACGAGTTTACGAGCAGCGGCGCCGACGCCCCCGCCGGTACCCTCTACCTGAACCCGCTGCGCGACTTCGGCACCGAGAAAAACCCCTTCCTGCACGAAGACCGGCGCTTTCCGGTGGACCTGGGCGCCCCGCTCGACGAAACCATCATGATAACCGTGAGCCTGCCCGCCGGCTACGCGCTGGAGGAGCAGCCCAAAGGCCTGGTGGTAGAATTGCCGGAGGGCGGGGGCCGCTTCACCTACGCCGTGCAGCCCGGCAACGGCACCGTGCAGATTGTAAGCCGCATGAGTCTGGCCCGGCCCTTCTATTCGGCCGAGGAGTACGCCAACCTGCGCGAGTTTTTCGCCCGCCTCATGGCCAAGCAGGGCGAGCAGCTGGTAATCAAGAAGAAATCATGA
- the tssD gene encoding type VI secretion system tube protein TssD, which produces MASFSAFLHVDGRVYVVVWCQYRFHQRLGYRGRPVAKVTKGPILVEVLVTDADFSELRDWAASSTKTFSGHLVFQRPDAQATAWHVWFTRAFCTNHVEHFDSRGTSDEAALRLFLCIWPEDMGRESGLGEEWTPPAAREYAYTGRPTAVAAPAAPLVNPDIPPHLPAPVPNPSPDHKQVHLSAQEWQDVIKGRWDRSKSAKNKKFKFLQEHHMTEFHVEGDPFTYRTDGEGKVVAVYDAREQKSYNVTGTRKGLTRIPLTLNGEPTFVGTPCMYPVTGNQKNVVVIQMQGSREADFLRANQEAGLLDIVKTQGLKNNQAPDGYTWHHRADYHPSPPPHPPYGTCTMELVDEDAHADTFVHFGSCDQVNKHVGQPIYT; this is translated from the coding sequence ATGGCTTCTTTTTCCGCTTTTCTGCACGTAGACGGGCGCGTGTACGTGGTGGTCTGGTGTCAGTATCGGTTTCATCAGCGCCTGGGTTATCGGGGCCGCCCGGTGGCCAAAGTCACGAAAGGCCCTATCCTGGTAGAGGTGCTCGTCACCGATGCTGACTTCTCCGAGCTGCGCGACTGGGCCGCTTCTTCCACCAAAACGTTTTCTGGCCACCTAGTCTTTCAGCGCCCGGATGCCCAGGCCACGGCCTGGCACGTGTGGTTTACCCGCGCCTTCTGCACCAACCATGTCGAGCACTTCGACAGCCGCGGCACCTCCGACGAGGCCGCCCTGCGCCTGTTTTTGTGCATCTGGCCCGAAGACATGGGCCGGGAAAGCGGCCTGGGCGAAGAGTGGACCCCGCCAGCAGCGCGGGAGTATGCCTATACGGGCCGGCCTACGGCGGTTGCCGCACCGGCCGCGCCGCTTGTCAATCCTGACATTCCGCCGCACTTGCCCGCGCCCGTTCCCAATCCTTCACCCGACCATAAGCAGGTGCATTTATCGGCCCAGGAGTGGCAGGACGTAATTAAGGGACGGTGGGACCGGTCAAAAAGTGCGAAGAACAAAAAGTTTAAATTCTTGCAGGAACACCATATGACTGAATTTCATGTGGAGGGTGACCCATTCACCTACCGCACGGATGGGGAAGGCAAAGTCGTTGCGGTGTATGATGCGCGAGAACAGAAAAGCTACAATGTCACCGGTACGCGCAAAGGACTGACACGCATTCCGCTCACTTTAAATGGGGAGCCAACTTTCGTGGGAACACCTTGTATGTACCCAGTTACAGGTAATCAAAAGAATGTAGTGGTTATTCAGATGCAGGGCAGCCGAGAGGCAGATTTTTTACGAGCCAATCAAGAAGCAGGCTTACTCGATATAGTGAAAACTCAAGGACTGAAAAATAACCAAGCTCCAGATGGCTACACATGGCATCATCGTGCCGATTATCACCCATCTCCACCTCCACACCCGCCTTATGGTACTTGCACAATGGAATTAGTTGACGAAGATGCCCACGCTGATACCTTTGTACATTTTGGTTCCTGTGACCAAGTCAACAAACACGTCGGTCAACCTATTTACACCTAA